From Xylanibacter oryzae DSM 17970, a single genomic window includes:
- a CDS encoding VapE domain-containing protein produces the protein MKNIIRLAYKMLHRTRFVAALEDQNVLLRDKLNLVETQKEDDEESKYIKRSKNYLRPVNDMDAFVKEHYEVRHNVVTDVYEYRSKADGKGAFFKVVDENELNSVAIEVQHAGIFTLDRFVKRLFKSNFAYKYHPVTTYLNSVRGIWDGKDRTASLLQRINMSDYALNMGRIWLRAIVAQYLGIDKSHANSVMLMLVSTAQGKNKSTFLRKLLPPALQDYYTDDFSLNMKGNAQRKMVEFAIINVDEFDKEDPKKMPALKTLMQTMKPSFIGAYKKNFNRLPRIASFTGTSNKRELLTDRTGSRRFLILEPDGNINTEGIEYDQLYAQLIYEVEHGEQYYFGAKEEKVMQEHNKTYYVHAPIENLFSNFFRKAKDGEKGMRMTAETILKHLSKHDTKITRGMSPSQLGRHLRLLQIPMHHSATQNEYCVIPL, from the coding sequence ATGAAAAATATTATCAGATTGGCGTACAAGATGCTGCATCGAACCAGATTCGTGGCTGCACTCGAAGATCAAAACGTTCTGCTTCGAGATAAACTCAATCTTGTCGAAACCCAAAAGGAGGATGACGAGGAGAGCAAATATATAAAGAGATCTAAAAACTATCTGCGACCGGTAAATGATATGGATGCTTTCGTAAAAGAGCATTATGAGGTAAGGCATAATGTTGTGACGGACGTGTACGAATACCGATCTAAAGCAGATGGCAAGGGGGCATTTTTTAAAGTGGTGGACGAAAATGAACTTAACTCTGTGGCTATTGAGGTACAGCATGCAGGCATATTCACGCTCGACCGTTTCGTGAAACGTCTGTTTAAGTCAAACTTTGCTTACAAGTATCATCCGGTTACTACTTATCTTAACAGCGTAAGGGGTATATGGGACGGCAAAGACCGTACAGCTTCACTGCTGCAACGTATAAATATGTCGGATTATGCTTTGAATATGGGACGCATATGGTTGCGTGCTATCGTTGCTCAATATCTGGGAATAGATAAGAGTCATGCCAACAGTGTGATGCTCATGTTGGTGTCTACTGCTCAGGGCAAGAATAAGAGTACTTTTCTGCGTAAACTGCTACCGCCGGCTCTTCAGGATTATTATACAGACGACTTCTCGCTGAACATGAAAGGCAACGCACAACGTAAGATGGTGGAATTTGCAATAATAAATGTAGATGAATTTGATAAAGAGGATCCTAAGAAGATGCCGGCGTTGAAAACTTTGATGCAGACGATGAAACCGAGCTTTATTGGTGCTTATAAGAAAAATTTCAACCGCCTGCCACGCATCGCTTCTTTTACAGGCACCAGCAATAAACGTGAATTACTGACCGACCGTACAGGTAGTCGTAGATTCCTTATTCTGGAACCTGATGGTAATATCAATACCGAAGGTATAGAATACGACCAACTATACGCGCAACTTATATATGAGGTGGAGCACGGTGAACAATATTACTTCGGCGCTAAAGAAGAAAAGGTGATGCAAGAGCATAACAAGACGTATTATGTGCATGCGCCTATTGAAAATCTGTTTTCGAATTTCTTCCGCAAGGCTAAGGATGGTGAGAAGGGAATGCGGATGACGGCAGAGACAATACTGAAACATCTGAGCAAACACGACACTAAAATTACACGTGGCATGTCACCGTCACAGTTGGGCAGACACCTGCGACTGCTACAGATACCTATGCACCACTCTGCCACGCAAAACGAATACTGCGTAATACCCCTATAA
- a CDS encoding UDP-N-acetylmuramoyl-tripeptide--D-alanyl-D-alanine ligase has product MEISELYRIFLQHTQITTDSRDCPKGSMFFALKGESFDGNAFADKALNLGCAYAVIDEKQFAKENDNRYILVDDCLTTLQKLANYHRRQLGTKIIGVTGTNGKTTTKELISTVLGEKYNVLYTLGNFNNHIGVPKTLLRLTKENDIAVVEMGANHPGEIKTLVNIVEPDYGIITNVGKAHLEGFGSFEGVIKTKGELYDFLRTKAESVVFIDNENEHLAKISHDLNLIKYGTADNDSLCANGKVVSCAPFLNFEWRHGAGEWHKVQTHLIGSYNIYNMLAAACIGLYCDVTPEQIDHALANYVPSNNRSQLTVTAHNKLIVDTYNANPTSMNAALKNFRDMDVDHKMAILGDMRELGDVSAEEHQKVVDFLKDNGIDNVWLVGDEFGKTNCEFRKFKNVDDVKAAIKEKQPEGYYILIKGSNGIKLFQLPELL; this is encoded by the coding sequence ATGGAAATATCTGAACTTTATCGTATTTTTCTGCAACACACTCAGATAACTACTGACAGTCGTGATTGCCCTAAGGGGTCTATGTTCTTCGCCTTAAAAGGAGAATCTTTTGATGGTAACGCGTTCGCTGATAAGGCTCTCAACCTGGGATGTGCTTATGCAGTGATTGACGAGAAGCAGTTTGCCAAGGAGAATGACAACCGCTATATTCTGGTAGATGACTGTCTGACCACTCTGCAGAAGTTGGCTAACTACCACAGACGACAGTTGGGTACTAAAATTATCGGTGTTACGGGCACTAATGGCAAGACTACGACCAAGGAACTGATATCTACTGTGCTCGGCGAGAAATATAATGTGCTGTACACTCTGGGTAATTTCAACAATCATATAGGTGTGCCAAAGACTCTGTTGCGTCTCACTAAAGAGAATGATATCGCCGTCGTTGAAATGGGGGCAAATCATCCCGGTGAGATAAAAACGCTGGTGAACATTGTGGAGCCGGACTATGGTATAATAACGAATGTAGGCAAAGCTCATCTTGAGGGTTTCGGATCTTTCGAGGGTGTGATAAAGACTAAGGGCGAACTGTACGACTTTCTGCGTACTAAGGCAGAAAGTGTAGTATTCATCGATAATGAGAATGAGCATCTGGCTAAGATATCACACGACCTAAACCTGATAAAATATGGTACCGCTGATAATGACAGTCTGTGTGCCAACGGTAAGGTGGTATCGTGTGCGCCGTTCCTCAACTTTGAATGGAGGCATGGTGCAGGCGAATGGCACAAGGTGCAGACGCATCTTATAGGAAGTTATAACATATACAATATGCTAGCTGCTGCATGCATCGGTCTTTACTGTGATGTGACGCCCGAACAAATAGACCATGCGCTTGCCAACTATGTGCCAAGCAACAACCGCTCTCAGTTGACTGTAACTGCTCATAACAAACTGATTGTGGACACATATAATGCTAACCCTACGAGTATGAACGCTGCGCTGAAGAACTTCCGTGACATGGATGTTGACCATAAGATGGCTATTCTGGGTGACATGCGCGAACTGGGTGATGTAAGTGCTGAGGAGCATCAGAAAGTTGTAGACTTCCTCAAAGACAACGGCATTGATAATGTATGGTTGGTCGGCGATGAATTCGGAAAAACGAACTGTGAATTCCGTAAATTCAAGAATGTGGATGATGTGAAAGCAGCTATCAAAGAGAAACAGCCTGAAGGGTATTATATACTGATAAAGGGCAGCAACGGTATAAAACTGTTCCAGTTGCCGGAACTGCTATAG
- a CDS encoding 1-deoxy-D-xylulose-5-phosphate synthase gives MYIERIESPSDVKKLSVSELEVLKDEVRATLLKKLSEHGGHIGPNLGMVEATIALHYVFNSPIDKIVYDVSHQSYVHKMITGRKEAFLDPEKYDDTSGYSEPSESEHDFFVIGHTSTSVSLATGLAKARDLKENKENIIAVIGDGSLSGGEAYEGLNNAAELGSNIIILVNDNQMSIAENHGGMYQNLQLLRDTEGKAECNFFKTFGFDYLYVKEGNNVESLIEAFQKVKDIDHPVVVHINTVKGKGYKFAEENKERFHAGGPFDLETGKPNSSNNSENYSDLTAKYLLKKMKEDKTIVVISSATPTVLGFNQERRKQAGKQFLDVGIAEEHAVAMASGLAANGAKPVYGVISTFIQRAYDQLSQDLCINNNSALILVYWASISSMNDVTHLGIFDIPLLSNIPNMVYLAPTNKEEYFAMMEWGIKQTSHPVAIRVPYYGGVISTGEKINENFDQLNRYRITKKGSKVAILGLGSFYQLGESVIEILKKEAGISATLINPRYITGMDVDLLNNLKKDHSLVVTLEDGALDGGFGEKIARYYGADDMKVLNFGIKKEFIDRYSVDKILKENHLTAPQIVADILNSFR, from the coding sequence ATGTATATTGAAAGAATAGAAAGTCCGAGTGACGTAAAAAAATTATCTGTCAGTGAACTTGAGGTATTAAAGGATGAAGTTCGTGCGACATTGTTGAAGAAATTAAGTGAACACGGAGGACACATCGGTCCCAATCTGGGTATGGTTGAAGCAACCATTGCTCTTCATTATGTATTTAATTCTCCGATCGACAAAATAGTATATGATGTTTCTCACCAAAGCTATGTTCATAAAATGATTACGGGACGAAAAGAAGCTTTTCTAGACCCGGAAAAATATGATGACACATCAGGTTACTCTGAGCCGAGCGAAAGTGAACACGATTTTTTTGTAATCGGGCATACCTCAACATCGGTTAGTCTTGCTACCGGTCTGGCAAAAGCACGTGACTTGAAGGAAAATAAAGAAAATATCATAGCTGTAATAGGTGACGGATCACTCAGTGGTGGCGAAGCTTATGAAGGATTGAACAATGCTGCCGAACTCGGTTCGAATATTATAATTCTCGTAAATGACAACCAAATGTCGATTGCTGAAAATCACGGAGGAATGTATCAAAATCTGCAGTTGCTTCGTGATACAGAAGGCAAAGCCGAATGTAATTTCTTCAAAACTTTTGGATTTGATTATTTGTATGTAAAGGAGGGCAATAATGTAGAATCTTTGATTGAAGCATTTCAAAAAGTAAAAGACATTGACCACCCTGTAGTTGTGCATATTAACACCGTAAAGGGCAAAGGTTACAAATTTGCTGAAGAAAACAAAGAACGTTTTCACGCTGGAGGTCCGTTTGATTTGGAAACAGGAAAACCGAATTCTAGCAATAATAGCGAAAACTATAGTGACTTAACGGCTAAATACCTTTTGAAAAAGATGAAAGAAGACAAAACTATTGTCGTTATTTCATCAGCCACTCCTACTGTTCTCGGATTCAATCAAGAAAGAAGGAAACAAGCCGGCAAGCAGTTTCTGGATGTCGGTATCGCTGAAGAACACGCAGTCGCAATGGCTTCAGGTTTAGCTGCTAATGGTGCTAAACCTGTGTATGGAGTAATTAGCACATTTATACAACGCGCATATGATCAACTGTCGCAGGATTTATGCATCAATAATAATTCAGCATTGATTTTAGTCTATTGGGCTTCTATTTCTTCCATGAATGATGTAACTCATCTTGGAATTTTTGATATTCCATTGCTTAGCAATATTCCCAATATGGTTTATTTAGCACCAACAAATAAAGAAGAATATTTTGCAATGATGGAATGGGGTATCAAGCAAACCTCACATCCTGTAGCAATTCGTGTACCGTATTATGGTGGCGTCATTTCAACCGGTGAGAAAATAAATGAAAATTTTGACCAATTGAATCGTTATAGAATAACTAAAAAAGGCTCTAAAGTCGCTATTCTTGGTTTAGGATCATTCTATCAATTGGGTGAATCTGTAATTGAAATACTAAAAAAAGAAGCAGGTATTAGTGCTACTCTTATCAACCCACGTTATATTACAGGCATGGATGTGGATCTTTTGAATAACCTGAAGAAAGACCACAGTTTAGTAGTCACATTAGAAGATGGTGCTTTGGACGGTGGCTTCGGTGAAAAAATAGCCCGTTATTATGGTGCGGACGATATGAAAGTGTTAAACTTCGGAATAAAAAAAGAATTTATCGATCGTTATTCCGTAGATAAAATACTCAAAGAAAACCATTTGACTGCGCCTCAGATTGTAGCTGATATATTAAATTCTTTCAGGTAA
- a CDS encoding helix-turn-helix domain-containing protein — MDNIRIYKTIDEYNKAMGIETLHPLVSFIDFSKTTYNEELPSAQSFGFYTVFLKDMKCGDLKYGRNYYDYQEGTLVFLAPNQVLSIENRQPHQPKGWALMFHPDLLKGSSLGRSIQNYTFFLYEVYEALHLSEQERKIVLECFNNIQLELNHNIDNHSQKLIISNIELFLNYCTRFYERQFITRKHTNSDILSRFEKLLNIYFRSDLPQSSGLPTVKYCADKLNLSPNYFGDLVKKETGKSPREHIQLQLIEVAKEKICDKSKSVSQIAYELGFEYPQHFSRFFKRCVGVTPNEYKESV, encoded by the coding sequence ATGGATAATATTAGAATTTATAAAACAATAGATGAATATAATAAGGCAATGGGTATTGAAACACTACACCCATTGGTTTCATTTATAGATTTTTCAAAGACCACATATAATGAAGAACTTCCTTCTGCTCAAAGTTTTGGATTTTATACCGTTTTTTTGAAAGATATGAAATGTGGCGATTTGAAATATGGAAGAAATTATTATGACTATCAAGAAGGCACTCTAGTCTTTCTTGCTCCAAATCAGGTCCTTTCTATTGAAAATAGACAACCTCATCAACCTAAAGGATGGGCACTGATGTTTCATCCTGATTTGTTGAAAGGCTCTTCATTAGGACGTTCAATTCAAAATTACACCTTTTTTTTATATGAAGTTTATGAAGCTCTACATCTTTCAGAACAGGAACGTAAGATTGTACTGGAGTGCTTTAATAATATTCAATTGGAACTAAACCATAATATTGATAATCACAGTCAAAAGTTGATTATATCTAATATAGAATTGTTTTTAAATTATTGTACACGCTTTTATGAACGTCAATTCATAACTCGTAAACATACAAATAGTGATATATTAAGCAGATTTGAAAAATTACTTAATATCTATTTTAGGTCTGATTTGCCCCAATCATCAGGTTTGCCAACTGTAAAATATTGTGCCGACAAGCTTAATTTGTCTCCTAACTATTTTGGGGATTTAGTTAAGAAAGAAACTGGCAAAAGTCCGCGAGAGCACATTCAATTACAATTGATAGAAGTGGCGAAAGAAAAGATATGTGATAAAAGTAAATCTGTGAGTCAAATTGCTTATGAATTAGGATTTGAATATCCTCAGCATTTTAGTCGGTTTTTTAAAAGATGTGTTGGCGTAACTCCAAATGAATATAAGGAGAGCGTTTGA
- a CDS encoding galactosylceramidase, protein MNKTIFFCLLLTFNALSVVAQQTINLNGKNTGKRFDGIGVVNGGGATSVLLKDYPEKQCSEILDMVYKPMFGASVSALLVEIPGDGNSTQGSMPSHSHYRGDFIYQRGYTWWILREAKQRNQKLSLDGTAWSAPHWVGNGDFWSQDAADYYVSWLNGLRQVYGLEMDAIGCRNEKGWNRDFAIMFRKTMNEKGFSNVKLHAFDNWGKSKLDFIKEMINDKPFADAVDVISAHTFSEIEVTPEQKALVAKLGKPIWNTEEHVYRKGYDCLINIVSDFNKNYIISGATKVINWYDIASVYPLEPYSLDPAMLLAREPWSGNYEVREALWGYAHYGQFTEVGWQYLDEGCKMLHDGGTMITMKNPATQDYSIIIETKDAKANQLVNVKITKGLSKKNLCVWRSNEKEQFVQLADITPKGGKYTLTLQPNSVYSISTVRGQRKGSFADIPKTEPFPIPYFDNFDEYTHPEQWGYLPHYTADIIGAFELAERPDHKGQCLRQVVGEHTNSWAPEWNYYTIIGDSAWSDYQISADIYLNPQDEAALMGRLCNVGSGYGITPKGYYVKLDDKGNCSLVISRGKLDKKELVGDAEQQALIASNSDKEVGGERIMASKKVDGIAACQWHNLKLRFEGNNIIGYVDGKEVVSCTNTQYPRGMAGLMAPMQQNRISTPYFDNLEIIPIGKTPSCTAKTLDIHPMYPAH, encoded by the coding sequence ATGAATAAAACTATTTTTTTTTGTTTGCTATTGACTTTTAATGCATTAAGTGTGGTAGCTCAACAGACCATTAATCTTAATGGTAAGAATACTGGCAAGCGCTTTGACGGTATAGGTGTAGTAAATGGTGGCGGAGCTACATCTGTATTACTAAAAGATTATCCTGAAAAGCAGTGCAGCGAGATTCTTGATATGGTTTACAAACCAATGTTTGGCGCATCTGTGAGTGCGCTATTGGTAGAAATTCCCGGAGACGGCAACTCCACACAAGGTTCAATGCCAAGCCACAGTCATTATCGGGGCGATTTTATCTATCAGCGCGGATACACATGGTGGATACTTCGTGAGGCAAAACAGCGCAATCAAAAACTATCTCTTGATGGAACAGCGTGGAGCGCACCACATTGGGTTGGAAATGGTGACTTCTGGTCACAAGATGCAGCTGATTATTATGTATCATGGCTAAATGGACTTCGTCAAGTATATGGACTGGAAATGGATGCTATAGGTTGTCGAAACGAAAAAGGTTGGAATCGTGACTTTGCTATTATGTTCCGTAAGACGATGAATGAAAAAGGATTCAGCAATGTAAAACTCCATGCATTCGACAATTGGGGAAAGTCTAAACTTGACTTCATAAAAGAAATGATAAATGACAAACCATTCGCTGATGCAGTTGATGTGATTAGTGCTCATACATTTAGTGAAATAGAAGTTACTCCAGAACAGAAAGCTTTGGTTGCAAAATTGGGTAAACCTATATGGAACACAGAAGAACATGTTTATCGTAAAGGATACGATTGTCTTATAAATATTGTTTCCGACTTCAATAAAAATTATATAATCAGTGGCGCCACAAAAGTCATTAATTGGTATGATATAGCTAGTGTTTATCCCTTGGAACCATACAGTCTTGACCCGGCAATGCTACTCGCTCGTGAACCATGGAGTGGTAACTATGAAGTACGTGAAGCATTGTGGGGATATGCACATTATGGACAGTTTACTGAAGTGGGTTGGCAATATCTTGACGAAGGATGTAAAATGCTTCATGATGGAGGAACAATGATTACTATGAAGAATCCTGCAACACAAGACTATAGTATTATCATAGAAACTAAAGATGCAAAAGCTAATCAACTTGTGAATGTGAAAATCACAAAAGGACTGTCAAAGAAAAACTTATGTGTGTGGAGAAGTAATGAAAAAGAGCAGTTTGTGCAACTTGCCGACATTACTCCAAAAGGCGGAAAATATACATTGACACTTCAACCGAACAGTGTTTACTCTATATCTACAGTTAGAGGTCAACGGAAAGGTTCTTTTGCTGATATTCCGAAGACTGAGCCATTTCCAATACCATATTTCGATAATTTCGACGAATATACCCATCCTGAACAATGGGGATACTTACCTCATTACACTGCAGACATAATTGGTGCTTTTGAACTTGCAGAACGGCCCGACCATAAAGGACAGTGCCTAAGGCAGGTCGTAGGTGAACATACCAATAGTTGGGCACCGGAATGGAATTATTACACTATAATAGGTGATTCAGCTTGGAGTGACTACCAGATAAGTGCTGATATATACCTCAATCCACAAGACGAAGCCGCACTGATGGGGCGTCTGTGCAATGTTGGATCTGGCTATGGTATCACACCAAAAGGATATTATGTGAAACTTGACGATAAAGGCAACTGTAGTCTTGTAATCAGCAGAGGAAAACTAGATAAAAAAGAACTTGTAGGAGATGCAGAACAGCAGGCTCTTATAGCGTCTAATAGTGATAAAGAAGTTGGTGGTGAACGAATTATGGCGAGTAAAAAAGTTGATGGTATAGCTGCATGTCAATGGCACAATTTAAAACTTCGTTTTGAAGGTAATAATATTATCGGATATGTAGACGGTAAAGAGGTCGTATCGTGCACCAACACTCAGTACCCACGTGGTATGGCTGGACTAATGGCACCAATGCAACAGAACCGAATAAGTACACCTTATTTCGATAATTTGGAAATTATCCCTATTGGTAAAACACCATCATGTACTGCAAAAACTCTTGATATTCACCCTATGTATCCTGCACATTAA
- a CDS encoding VOC family protein — MKIDHVAIYAQNLKGMKNFFVTFFDGKASRIYKNSKTGFSSYFIQFEDHTRLELMHRYNVVQTMKAFEYPSGLHHVCFSVGSIEQVDKITALLNDKGYEILSAPRTTGDGYYESCISGPERIIIEITA; from the coding sequence ATGAAAATAGACCATGTCGCAATATATGCCCAAAACTTAAAAGGAATGAAAAATTTCTTTGTTACCTTCTTTGATGGCAAGGCATCTAGAATATATAAGAATAGTAAGACAGGCTTCAGTTCTTATTTTATACAATTCGAAGACCATACTCGTCTTGAATTGATGCATCGGTATAATGTAGTGCAAACAATGAAAGCATTTGAATATCCCTCAGGTCTGCACCATGTATGTTTCTCGGTAGGGAGCATTGAACAAGTGGATAAAATCACCGCATTATTAAATGATAAAGGGTATGAAATCCTCTCCGCTCCACGAACCACCGGCGACGGTTATTATGAATCGTGCATAAGTGGTCCCGAAAGAATAATCATAGAGATAACAGCATGA
- a CDS encoding acyltransferase family protein has translation MDKSNVYLASKPRYEILDGLRGVAAMLVVAFHLFEIYSHGPATQIINHGYLAVDFFFALSGFVIGYAYDDRWNRMSTWNFFKRRLIRLHPMVIFGTFLGLCLFYFSSSSTGFPSVEKTSGTMLVLYFLWCCTIIPMPNSLDFRGWGETNPFNGPVWSLQWEYLANILYALFIRRFSKLGLSLCVVIFAFLTINLTLNIDIFNLFSVRDYAKYTVIGGWSLTPDQLLIGLTRLLYPFFAGLLISRVGKLITVRGGFWWCSIFIVILMIMPRIGSGSADWLNGLYECVAILVLFPLIVSMGAGSRVTDKRTTSVCKFFGEISYPLYITHYPLVYMQVAWVRNHPNATLSQHIVVCTGVYLMSIMAAYAAYKLYDVPVREILRTKLFTKVNKR, from the coding sequence ATGGATAAGAGTAATGTTTATTTAGCTTCTAAGCCTCGTTATGAAATTTTAGATGGACTACGAGGCGTGGCTGCAATGCTGGTTGTAGCCTTTCACCTTTTCGAGATCTACTCTCATGGTCCTGCCACCCAAATAATAAATCATGGTTATTTGGCTGTAGATTTTTTCTTTGCGCTTTCAGGTTTTGTTATAGGTTACGCTTATGATGACCGATGGAATCGCATGTCTACATGGAATTTTTTCAAGCGCAGACTTATTCGTCTTCACCCGATGGTCATCTTTGGAACCTTCCTTGGTCTATGTCTGTTCTATTTCAGTAGTAGTAGCACCGGATTCCCATCGGTCGAAAAGACATCCGGCACGATGTTAGTACTGTACTTCCTGTGGTGCTGTACAATAATTCCAATGCCCAATTCTCTGGACTTCCGTGGATGGGGAGAGACTAACCCGTTTAACGGTCCTGTATGGTCACTCCAATGGGAGTATCTGGCAAATATACTTTATGCCCTTTTCATACGCAGGTTCTCTAAATTAGGACTCTCATTATGTGTAGTCATCTTTGCCTTCCTTACCATTAACCTGACTTTAAATATAGATATCTTCAATTTATTTTCAGTTCGCGATTATGCCAAATATACTGTAATCGGCGGTTGGAGTCTTACGCCCGATCAACTCCTTATAGGTCTTACCCGTCTGCTTTATCCTTTCTTTGCAGGTCTGCTTATTTCCCGTGTTGGCAAGTTGATCACCGTCCGTGGTGGATTTTGGTGGTGCTCCATTTTCATCGTCATACTGATGATTATGCCACGTATCGGATCCGGTTCTGCCGACTGGTTGAATGGTCTCTATGAGTGTGTAGCCATTCTGGTGCTCTTCCCCTTGATAGTATCTATGGGAGCCGGCAGTCGTGTTACAGACAAACGTACAACGTCGGTATGCAAGTTCTTCGGCGAGATATCATATCCTCTTTATATCACCCATTATCCTCTTGTGTATATGCAGGTAGCATGGGTACGCAATCATCCTAATGCTACGCTCAGTCAGCACATAGTAGTTTGTACCGGAGTGTATTTAATGTCAATAATGGCCGCTTATGCCGCCTACAAACTCTACGATGTTCCTGTAAGAGAAATTCTACGTACCAAACTATTCACTAAAGTCAATAAAAGATGA
- a CDS encoding ComEA family DNA-binding protein produces the protein MFLKEFFYLQKSDRKVVLVFLSVVVIFLLIIFVVGGRNDKTADNLSDSSSYDRNIRSSADSKGSYYIDGKRAELFTFDPNTADSTALLKLGLQPWQVRNIYKYRAAGGIYRSPEDFARLYGLTVKQYREMRPYIRISPDYSPAANIYSDNSHLADDYKKEPFQRDTVKYPLKLKAHECISLNLSDTTALKRVPGIGSGYARAIVRYREQLGGFYRVEQLREIEGFPEEAMKHFTIVSGSIQKININKLTLSQLRRHPYINFFQAKDILDYRRLRGSIHSLQDLRLLKDFPPSEIERLQPYVEF, from the coding sequence ATGTTTCTTAAAGAATTCTTTTATTTACAGAAGTCCGACCGTAAGGTGGTGCTGGTATTCTTATCAGTAGTAGTCATTTTTTTATTAATAATATTCGTAGTAGGGGGCAGAAACGATAAAACCGCTGATAATTTGTCCGACTCGTCATCATATGACCGAAACATAAGGTCGTCGGCTGATAGCAAAGGTTCTTATTATATAGACGGAAAGCGTGCCGAATTGTTTACATTCGATCCCAATACAGCAGATAGCACGGCACTTCTCAAGTTGGGTCTCCAACCATGGCAGGTGCGTAATATCTATAAGTATAGAGCCGCCGGTGGTATCTATAGAAGTCCCGAAGATTTCGCCCGTCTTTATGGACTAACTGTAAAACAGTATCGTGAGATGCGACCATATATAAGGATATCACCCGATTACTCACCGGCTGCCAATATATATTCGGATAACAGTCATTTGGCTGATGATTATAAAAAAGAACCATTCCAACGTGATACCGTCAAGTATCCTCTTAAGTTGAAAGCTCATGAATGCATATCATTAAACTTATCGGACACTACAGCACTTAAGCGAGTTCCAGGTATCGGCAGCGGCTATGCCAGGGCTATCGTGAGATATAGAGAACAGTTGGGAGGCTTTTATAGAGTAGAGCAACTTAGAGAAATAGAAGGATTCCCCGAAGAGGCCATGAAGCATTTTACTATAGTCAGTGGCAGCATACAGAAAATCAATATTAACAAACTTACGCTGAGTCAACTTCGCCGGCATCCATATATCAATTTTTTTCAGGCGAAAGACATACTAGACTATAGACGCTTGCGTGGATCGATACACAGTCTGCAAGATCTTCGCTTGCTTAAAGACTTTCCACCTTCCGAAATAGAACGCCTGCAACCATACGTAGAGTTCTGA